Proteins encoded together in one Teredinibacter franksiae window:
- a CDS encoding helix-turn-helix domain-containing protein, whose protein sequence is MPTHQEFASRISTHREAVTRELNRLMKVGYLSRMEKGKGLNINDLEGLRASIECKD, encoded by the coding sequence ATGCCCACCCATCAAGAATTTGCCAGTCGAATTTCAACCCACCGAGAAGCGGTAACACGGGAACTCAATCGATTGATGAAAGTCGGGTATTTATCGCGCATGGAAAAAGGTAAGGGTTTGAACATAAATGATTTAGAGGGTTTGCGCGCATCAATTGAATGTAAGGATTAA
- a CDS encoding helix-turn-helix domain-containing protein, whose amino-acid sequence MAEIKGETSEEGVVIREMPTHQEFASRISTNREAVNTELNRLMKVGYLSRMEKGKGLNINDLEGLRASIECKD is encoded by the coding sequence ATGGCTGAAATCAAAGGCGAAACCAGTGAGGAGGGGGTTGTTATTCGGGAAATGCCCACCCATCAAGAATTTGCCAGTCGAATTTCAACCAACCGAGAAGCGGTAAACACGGAACTCAATCGATTGATGAAAGTCGGGTATTTATCGCGCATGGAAAAAGGTAAGGGTTTGAACATAAATGATTTAGAGGGTTTGCGCGCATCAATTGAATGTAAGGATTAA